A region from the Brassica napus cultivar Da-Ae chromosome C8, Da-Ae, whole genome shotgun sequence genome encodes:
- the LOC106367858 gene encoding nucleotide exchange factor SIL1, translating to MNFFRCLSLLVVIALVNGTIAEKANSSGGMVWATARDEAELVEDSGLVIGEQDQIDGGFSSLDGMLHWAIGHSDPATLKEAAKDAQKMSMDELQKRQVELKELVEKLNMPSDAKLMQIAVSDLNNASLSLEDRHRALHELLILVEPIDNANDLSKSGGLKVVAGELNHSDSEVRKLAAWVLGKASQNNPFVQAQVLELGALTTLIKMVNSSSTEEAVKALFAVSALVRNNVAGQDMFYASRGYIMLQDVMSNGSLDIKLRRKAVFLVGDLAEFQLQNTDQKAELPIFSDRLFLKSVVDLILVLDLDLQEKALTAINTLLQLKSIEPLILRDFCGLQGALERMKLQLEESMADEDRRDYAADVESLRGEVELIFRKKLGLL from the exons ATGAACTTCTTCCGATGCCTGTCACTATTGGTTGTGATCGCACTAGTGAATGGTACAATCGCTGAGAAAGCTAACTCTTCCGGAGGAATGGTTTGGGCCACTGCGAGAGACGAGGCGGAGCTGGTAGAAGATTCCGGTTTGGTTATCGGAGAACAGGATCAAATCGACGGTGGATTCTCCTCCCTTGATGGGATGTTACACTGGGCTATAG GTCACTCGGATCCTGCGACGTTGAAGGAAGCAGCTAAAGATGCACAGAAGATGTCTATGGATGAGTTGCAGAAGCGTCAAGTGGAATTAAAG GAGCTAGTGGAGAAGCTGAACATGCCATCTGACGCGAAGTTGATGCAAATAGCTGTGTCTGACTTGAACAATGCTTCCTTGTCTCTTGAAGATCGTCACCGTGCTTTGCACGAGCTCTTGATCCTTGTAGAACCTATCGATAATGCAAATG ATTTGAGCAAATCAGGAGGGCTTAAAGTTGTGGCAGGAGAGCTGAATCATTCTGACTCAGAGGTAAGGAAGCTAGCTGCGTGGGTGCTAGGGAAGGCCAGCCAAAACAACCCTTTTGTTCAAGCGCAG GTTCTTGAACTTGGTGCTTTGACAACACTGATTAAGATGGTGAACTCCAGCTCGACTGAAGAAGCTGTGAAAGCACTCTTTGCTGTCTCTGCCTTGGTACGGAACAACGTAGCTGGCCAGGACATGTTTTATGCATCACGTGGATACATTATGCTTCAG GATGTAATGAGCAATGGGAGCTTGGATATTAAGCTGAGACGTAAAGCTGTATTCTTAGTGGGTGATTTGGCTGAGTTTCAATTACAGAACACAGATCAGAAAGCTGAACTCCCTATATTCAGTGATCGTTTGTTCCTAAAATCCGTGGTGGATTTGATCCTTGTCCTTGATCTTGATCTCCAGGAGAAG GCTCTTACCGCAATCAACACTCTTCTTCAACTCAAATCCATAGAGCCTTTGATTCTCAGAGACTTCTGCGGGTTGCAAGGAGCATTAGAGAGAATGAAGCTGCAGCTGGAGGAATCAATGGCGGATGAAGACAGGAGAGACTATGCTGCAGATGTGGAAAGCCTTCGTGGTGAAGTGGAACTCATCTTCCGTAAAAAGCTTGGACTTTTATGA
- the BNAC08G23350D gene encoding uncharacterized protein BNAC08G23350D yields the protein MTQKSNQFKGQQKKKTVAPNRHGKAIQTRKGRRYMKPSKTTKELDTDRELTKFINHCNEVKAANAACKEGGQLNILKAESHAEPSKKSAK from the exons atgacgCAGAAGAGCAATCAGTTCAAGGGccaacagaagaagaagactgttGCCCCAAATCGCCATGGAAAAGCCATTCAAACTCGCAAAG GAAGGAGATACATGAAACCGTCAAAGACGACGAAAGAGTTAGACACCGACCGG GAGCTTACGAAATTCATAAACCATTGCAATGAAGTCAAAGCTGCCAACGCTGCTTGCAAAGAAGGTGGTCAACTCAATATTCTCAAAGCCGAATCTCATGCTGAGCCGTCCAAGAAATCCGCCAAGTAG
- the LOC106367853 gene encoding DNA-directed RNA polymerases II, IV and V subunit 11 — MNAPDRYERFVVPEGTKKVSYERDTKIINAASFTIEREDHTIGNIVRMQLHRDENVLFAGYQLPHPLKYKIIVRIHTTSQSSPMQAYNQAINDLDKELDFLKSQFEAEVAKFSNPY; from the exons ATGAATGCCCCCGACCGATACGAACGATTCGTCGTCCCTGAAGGCACCAAAAA GGTTTCGTATGAGAGGGACACGAAGATCATCAACGCTGCTTCCTTCACAATTGAGAGGGAAGACCATACCATTGGCAACATCGTCCGCAT GCAACTTCACCGCGACGAGAATGTGTTGTTTGCTGGATACCAACTGCCTCATCCTCTCAAGTACAAGATCATAGTCAGG ATTCACACCACAAGCCAGTCTTCTCCTATGCAAGCATACAATCAGGCTATCAATGACCTTGACAAGGAGCTTGACTTTCTCAAGAGCCAATTCGAG GCAGAGGTTGCCAAGTTCTCGAATCCGTACTAA
- the LOC111208572 gene encoding acyl-CoA--sterol O-acyltransferase 1-like — MSVLSIFVHHLLHPSGDLTEMVSFISAWCLVIISLCYTHVVARLVSKGMRRMILFIPVFLYFFVVPLSLSNIHAVGITAFFISWLANFKLFLFALGRGPLASDSKPLLSLPIFLAVSCLPIKIHLSPKPTTSYSSRECLLYYTIMVTLLVLMTKVYAYNSKLPDKAVLTLYAIHIYLSLELILAATATMVRAMSSLELEPQFNKPYLATSLQEFWGRRWNLAVSGILRPTVYEPMVQLFSVLGPNWSQAPAVFATFVVSGLMHELIFFYLGGLMPDWKVMWFFLVHGICTTVEIAVKKKVYGRWRFIPTGTSRVLTFGFVMVTGLWLFLPVFKRGNIFERILEEYAHAGAVVSELKSIIASLILNT, encoded by the coding sequence ATGTCAGTTTTGTCGATCTttgttcatcatcttcttcatccttccgGAGACTTGACAGAGATGGTGAGTTTCATCAGCGCGTGGTGTTTAGTGATCATCTCATTGTGTTACACTCATGTCGTTGCCCGATTGGTTTCAAAAGGGATGAGAAGGATGATACTATTCATACCAGTCTTCCTCTATTTCTTCGTAGTTCCTTTATCATTGTCCAACATACATGCTGTCGGCATCACGGCTTTCTTCATCTCCTGGCTCGCTAACTTCAAGCTCTTTCTCTTTGCTTTAGGACGAGGTCCTCTTGCTTCAGACAGTAAACCCTTATTATCTCTCCCTATTTTCTTAGCTGTCTCTTGCTTGCCCATCAAGATTCATCTGAGCCCTAAACCTACCACATCTTACTCATCTAGAGAGTGTCTCTTGTATTATACCATCATGGTTACTCTTTTGGTTCTTATGACAAAAGTCTACGCGTATAACAGCAAACTCCCTGACAAAGCCGTATTGACACTCTACGCGATTCATATATATCTCTCCCTCGAGCTCATTCTAGCTGCCACAGCCACCATGGTTCGAGCCATGTCAAGTCTTGAGCTAGAGCCACAGTTCAACAAGCCCTACCTGGCTACATCACTTCAAGAGTTTTGGGGCAGACGATGGAACCTGGCTGTCAGCGGAATTCTAAGGCCTACTGTCTACGAACCGATGGTTCAGCTGTTCTCTGTCTTGGGCCCGAACTGGTCGCAGGCCCCAGCTGTTTTCGCCACGTTTGTTGTCTCAGGTTTGATGCATGAGCTCATCTTCTTCTACCTGGGAGGGTTGATGCCGGATTGGAAAGTAATGTGGTTCTTTCTTGTACACGGGATATGCACTACTGTGGAGATAGCTGTCAAGAAAAAAGTCTACGGAAGGTGGAGGTTTATTCCGACAGGAACCAGCCGTGTTTTAACGTTCGGGTTTGTCATGGTGACTGGTTTGTGGCTGTTCTTGCCAGTGTTTAAGCGGGGAAACATATTTGAGAGGATTCTTGAAGAGTACGCACATGCAGGCGCGGTTGTATCCGAGCTCAAGAGCATCATCGCTTCTCTAATTTtaaacacttaa
- the LOC106367855 gene encoding DNA polymerase I, protein MTSHLSHHSRLLWRNLCFPGRIGSLCNRRRNYSLLSPSLSRTTKCFCSSTCNLDATVSQFSKSQHLAPASINLEANAAISAASSNGRVMLIDGTSIIYRAYYKLLARLNHGHLTHADGNADWVLTIFSALSLIIDVLKFLPSHVAVVFDHDGVAYGSTSNSSIGYHSSKGMNFRHTLYPAYKSNRPPTPDTVVQGLQYLKASIKAMSVKVIEVPGVEADDVIGTLAMRSIGAGYKVRVVSPDKDFFQILSPSLRLLRIAPRGSEMVSFGVEDFAKKFGNLKPAQFVDIIALAGDKSDNIPGIDGIGNVHAVELLSRFGTLENLLQSIDEIKEGKLKESLIAHADQALLSKKLALLRTDLPDYIVPFETRDLAFKKPEDNGEKWRSLLVAIGAYAEGFSADPVMRKTLQLWESLDAKKSVES, encoded by the exons ATGACGTCGCATCTCTCTCACCACTCCCGTTTGCTGTGGAGAAATCTGTGTTTCCCCGGGAGAATTGGAAGTTTATGCAATAGGAGGAGGAACtactctctcctctctccttctctttcaCGCACCACCAAG TGTTTTTGCAGTTCCACTTGTAATTTGGACGCAACGGTTTCTCAATTCTCTAAAAGTCAACATCTTGCGCCTGCCTCGATAAATCTGGAAGCTAACGCAGCAATTAGCGCTGCTTCTTCCAATGGCAGAGTGATGCTTATCGATGGGACTTCCATTATTTACAGGGCTTACTATAAGCTTTTAG CAAGGTTGAATCATGGTCATCTGACTCACGCTGATGGAAATGCCGACTGGGTTCTGACTATATTCTCAGCTCTTTCTCTT ATCattgatgttttgaaatttctcccATCCCATGTGGCG GTGGTGTTCGACCATGATG GAGTTGCTTATGGCAGTACTTCTAATTCGTCAATTGGTTATCATTCTTCGAAAG GCATGAACTTCCGTCATACTCTCTACCCTGCCTATAAAAGTAATCGTCCTCCCACACCTGATACCGTAGTACAAGGACTTCAATATCTCAAAGCGTCCATCAAGGCAATGTCTGTAAAGGTTATAGAG GTGCCAGGTGTAGAAGCTGATGATGTTATTGGAACACTGGCTATGCGAAGCATTGGTGCTGGTTATAAA GTTCGAGTTGTCTCTCCAGACAAAGACTTCTTTCAGATTCTTTCTCCCTCGCTTCGTCTTCTTCGAATAGCACCACGCGGATCAGA GATGGTTTCTTTTGGAGTAGAAGATTTTGCTAAAAAGTTTGGAAATTTGAAGCCAGCCCAGTTTGTTGATATCATAGCCCTTGCTGGAGACAAATCTGATAATATTCCAG GAATTGATGGAATTGGGAACGTGCATGCAGTGGAACTGTTATCTAGATTTG GCACATTGGAGAATCTGTTGCAGTCTATTGATGAAATAAAGGAAGGAAAATTAAAAGAG AGCTTAATAGCTCACGCGGATCAAGCCTTGCTAAGCAAGAAGTTG GCACTGTTACGGACTGATCTCCCGGATTACATAGTACCGTTTGAAACAAGAGATCTTGCTTTTAAGAAACCAGAG GACAATGGGGAGAAATGGAGGAGCTTGTTGGTCGCTATAGGTGCATACGCAGAAGGATTTTCAGCTGATCCAGTCATGAGAAAAACTTTACAGTTGTGGGAGAGCCTTGATGCAAAAAAAAGTGTTGAATCATGA
- the LOC106367850 gene encoding histone-lysine N-methyltransferase 2C, producing the protein MAFHVACPITCRKICDCLLGFPRTLHGKEAKDLFLDEIHSLQHLLPDPWDAGASKEGTVQIHVPKLAPSDIGVDDSVKEVVAASSISRKGRHTVVLKKAVENHAEHSASDDFEVAVNELNEVDHDTDSASVTCPMCFMVEVGKSERAKMISCKCCGKKYHRNCLKSWAQHRDLFNWSSWACPSCRTCEACGTSGDPKKLMFCKRCDDAYHCDCQQPRHKTVSSGPYLCPKHTKCYSCGSKVPGNGQSLRWFLGHTCCDACGRLFGKGNYCPVCLKVYRDSEATPMVCCDYCQRWVHCLCDGISDEKYMQFQVDGNLQYKCSTCRGESYQVKDLEDAVQEIWKRKDIEDKELIASLRASARVVGKTGGAPVINQPGSSERKVAEKVMVSGEEEKPLRVLRIKSSRPQDSDSEKLGKHSKEQSPVKAKKLVISIGPRKAGVTNPVSCDTSNLASKSNGKHGKLQSEETASQEEQERSVLRKSSEEKRGSQSEVGTSKGEGGGDSNGGQQELQKDSKRLLKLKIKTHNPESQEREAPRIVYGRSKSGKGHRSKRKRASPPAEKSAFNEDEDVSLSRDDSLLDEMLDASWILKKLGKDAKGKKVQIHEASDNTWEKGVVSEVGGGGTSKLMVTLENGKVKTVELGKQGVRFVAQKQKRTRT; encoded by the exons ATGGCCTTTCACGTAGCTTGTCCAATTACATG CCGTAAAATTTGCGACTGCTTGTTGGGGTTTCCTCGGACTCTCCATGGAAAGGAAGCCAAGGATTTGTTCCTCGACGAGATTCATTCTCTTCAGCACTTGTTGCCTGACCCCTGGGATGCTGGAGCCTCAAAGGAAGGCACCGTTCAGATCCACGTGCCTAAGCTCGCTCCCTCCGATATTGGTGTGGATGATTCGGTAAAGGAGGTGGTTGCTGCCTCGTCGATTTCGAGAAAAGGGAGACACACGGTGGTGCTGAAGAAGGCAGTTGAGAATCATGCTGAACATTCTGCTTCTGATGACTTTGAG GTTGCTGTCAATGAGCTCAATGAAGTAGATCATGACACTGACAGTGCAAGTGTTACGTGTCCCATGTGCTTTATGGTTGAAGTTGGGAAGAGTGAGAGAGCAAAGATGATTTCTTGCAAGTGTTGTGGCAAGAAGTATCACAGAAACTGCTTGAAGTCTTGGGCTCAACATAGAG ATTTGTTTAACTGGAGCTCCTGGGCTTGCCCCTCTTGCCGAACCTGTGAG GCATGTGGAACTTCAGGGGATCCGAAGAAGTTGATGTTCTGCAAAAGATGTGATGATGCCTATCATTGTGATTGCCAACAGCCTCGACACAAG ACTGTTAGTTCTGGACCCTATCTGTGTCCTAAACACACCAAATGTTACAGCTGTGGGTCTAAAGTCCCTGGGAATGGCCAGAGCTTACG GTGGTTTTTGGGGCATACTTGTTGTGATGCTTGTGGAAGGCTGTTTGGCAAGGGAAATTATTGTCCTGTATGTTTGAAG GTTTACAGGGACTCGGAAGCAACACCAATGGTGTGTTGTGACTATTGCCAGCGCTGGGTCCATTGCTTGTGTGATGGAATCAG CGATGAGAAATATATGCAGTTTCAAGTGGATGGGAATCTTCAGTACAAATGTTCTACTTGTCGCGGAGAAAGCTACCAG GTCAAGGATCTTGAGGATGCTGTACAGGAAATTTGGAAACGTAAAGATATCGAGGACAAAGAGCTAATTGCTAGCCTAAGAGCTAGTGCACGAGTCGTAGGGAAAACTGGTGGCGCCCCTGTTATCAATCAGCCTGGTTCTTCCGAAAGAAAAGTTGCTGAAAAGGTTATGGtcagtggagaagaagagaagccaCTGAGAGTTCTCAGGATAAAAAGTAGCAGGCCTCAAGATTCAGATAGCGAGAAACTCGGAAAACACTCTAAAGAGCAGAGCCCTGTGAAGGCGAAAAAATTGGTGATAAGTATAGGCCCTAGAAAAGCAGGAGTTACAAACCCGGTGAGCTGCGATACATCAAACCTTGCCTCCAAATCCAACG GAAAGCATGGGAAATTACAATCAGAAGAAACCGCTTCCCAAGAAGAGCAGGAAAGGAGCGTATTGAGAAAGAGTAGTGAAGAAAAGAGAGGGTCTCAAAGTGAGGTAGGCACTTCAAAGGGGGAAGGCGGAGGAGATTCAAATGGTGGCCAACAAGAGTTGCAGAAAGATTCAAAAAGATTGctgaaactgaaaataaaaacgCATAATCCGGAGAGCCAAGAACGTGAAGCCCCTAGAATTGTGTATGGAAGAAGCAAGTCTGGGAAAGGACATAGGTCCAAAAGAAAGAGAGCATCACCTCCAGCTGAAAAATCAGCGTtcaatgaagatgaagatgtgtCACTGTCACGTGATGACAGTTTGTTAGACGAAATGCTTGATGCTAGTTGGATTCTGAAGAAGTTGGGGAAGGATGCAAAAGGCAAAAAGGTTCAAATACACGAGGCCTCAGATAATACATG
- the LOC106367857 gene encoding serine/threonine-protein kinase-like protein At3g51990, with amino-acid sequence MGYLSCKAGSAVAVAVSSSKSAATKPPPPPTESPPEDRPKLRRFLHRDLEAATGGFSADNLLGRGSHGSVYKAVIGSRLVAVKRPSKSREISREFHNEFEILSKIRSPRFVNLLGYSADNVKDPLLVVEFMLNGSLYDVIHSDSPSSPIAISSWSKRIKIALQIAKAVHLLHSQHPPIIHRDIKSANVLMDKNLNAKLGDFGLAIRCNVEDQKVKSTPPAGTMGYLDPDYVTADRLSTKTDVFSFGILLLEIISGRKAIDVRYSPSFIVDWAIPMIKRGKIGGIYDPMIGPPVDVSVRNHLGLVAAKCVRTCREKRPGMEEVVGWLTGLTQSVRSRRWDELGIGNPCMMVETVGRPVE; translated from the coding sequence ATGGGTTATCTCTCGTGCAAAGCCGGATCCGCCGTCGCAGTCGCCGTCTCATCTTCCAAATCCGCCGCCACcaaacctcctcctcctcctaccGAATCTCCCCCAGAAGACCGACCCAAACTACGCCGCTTCCTCCACCGCGACCTCGAAGCCGCGACAGGCGGATTCTCCGCCGACAACCTCCTCGGACGCGGAAGCCACGGCAGCGTCTACAAAGCCGTCATCGGCTCCCGTCTCGTCGCCGTCAAGAGACCTTCGAAATCGAGAGAAATCAGCCGCGAATTCCACAACGAGTTCGAGATCCTCTCCAAGATCCGGAGCCCTAGGTTCGTCAACCTCCTCGGCTACAGCGCCGACAACGTCAAGGATCCTCTCCTCGTCGTCGAGTTCATGCTGAACGGGAGCTTGTACGACGTGATTCACTCCGATTCGCCTTCTAGTCCAATCGCGATATCGAGCTGGAGCAAGAGAATCAAAATCGCTCTCCAGATAGCCAAGGCCGTGCACCTCCTGCACTCTCAACACCCGCCGATCATACACAGAGACATCAAATCGGCGAACGTGCTGATGGATAAGAACCTCAACGCGAAGCTTGGCGACTTCGGTCTAGCGATCAGATGCAATGTAGAGGACCAGAAAGTTAAATCGACTCCTCCAGCTGGCACCATGGGGTACCTCGACCCGGACTACGTCACGGCGGATAGGTTAAGCACTAAGACCGACGTGTTCAGCTTCGGGATCTTGCTCCTGGAGATAATCAGCGGGAGGAAAGCGATAGACGTTAGATACTCCCCGTCGTTTATAGTGGATTGGGCCATTCCGATGATAAAAAGAGGGAAGATCGGCGGGATTTATGATCCGATGATCGGGCCGCCGGTGGATGTGAGCGTGAGGAACCATCTGGGGTTGGTGGCGGCCAAGTGTGTGAGGACGTGTAGAGAGAAAAGGCCGGGGATGGAGGAAGTGGTTGGGTGGCTCACGGGGTTGACGCAGTCGGTTAGGTCGAGACGGTGGGATGAGTTGGGCATTGGGAACCCGTGCATGATGGTTGAGACGGTGGGCAGGCCCGTGGAAtga
- the BNAC08G23380D gene encoding uncharacterized protein BNAC08G23380D codes for MAALTTFYHPLCSPHNHRTTRQAPTRHSLRSLTVMSCRKQKSPEESQGVIQRTVSKMISAAEKMGKNLKPEKKGDMKDLMLMSLSFAVYVYISQLMVCAYFAWTHVTLPNPTW; via the coding sequence ATGGCGGCACTCACCACCTTCTACCACCCACTCTGCTCACCCCACAACCACCGTACAACAAGACAAGCCCCAACCAGACACAGCCTCAGATCCCTGACTGTGATGTCTTGTCGAAAACAAAAATCACCGGAAGAGAGCCAAGGAGTGATCCAGAGAACAGTTTCAAAGATGATCTCAGCGGCAGAGAAGATGGGGAAGAATCTGAAGCCAGAGAAGAAAGGAGACATGAAGGATCTTATGCTTATGAGTCTTTCTTTTGCAGTCTATGTTTATATATCTCAACTAATGGTCTGTGCTTACTTCGCTTGGACCCATGTCACCCTCCCCAATCCCACATGGTAG
- the LOC106367852 gene encoding peptidyl-prolyl cis-trans isomerase FKBP42, with amino-acid sequence MDESLENQTQTQTLDQENEIVTEGSAAVHGEPSQDGSVPPKVDSEVEVLDEKVSKQIIKEGHGSKPSKYSSCFLHYRAWTKHTQHKFEDTWQEQQPIELVLGKEKKEMAGLAIGVSSMKSGERALLHIGWELGYGKDGNFSFPNVPPMADLLYEVEVIGFDETKEGKARSDMTVEERIGAADRRKMDGNNLFKEDKLEEAMQQYEMAIAYMGDDFMFQLYGKYQDMALAVKNPCHLNMAACLIKLKRYDEAIGHCNIVLTEEEKTPKALFRRGKAKAELGQMDSAREDFRKAQKYAPDDNAIRRELRAIAEQEKAVYQKQKEMYKGMFVGREESGGKGKSRNWLIMLWQWMVSLFSRVFGRHRVKAD; translated from the exons ATGGATGAATCTCTGGAGaatcaaactcaaactcaaactcttG ACCAAGAGAACGAGATAGTTACTGAAGGTAGCGCGGCTGTTCATGGTGAGCCTTCTCAAGACGGCAGTGTTCCACCTAAAGTTGATAGTGAAGTGGAAGTCCTCGATGAGAAAGTCAGTAAGCAGATCATAAAGGAAGGCCACGGTTCCAAACCATCCAAGTACTCCTCATGCTTCT TGCACTACAGGGCATGGACCAAACACACGCAGCACAAATTTGAGGATACATGGCAAGAGCAGCAACCTATTGAGTTGGTTCTAGGAAAAG AGAAAAAAGAAATGGCCGGTTTGGCCATCGGTGTCTCTAGCATGAAGTCTGGTGAACGTGCGCTCTTGCATATTGGCTGGGAACTGGGATACGGGAAAGATGGGAACTTTTCTTTTCCAAATGTTCCTCCTATGGCGGACTTGTTATATGAGGTTGAAGTTATTGGATTCGATGAAACAAAGGAG GGAAAGGCGCGCAGTGATATGACTGTGGAGGAAAGGATTGGCGCAGCAGACAGAAGGAAAATGGATGGGAATAATCTGTTTAAGGAGGATAAACTGGAGGAGGCCATGCAACAGTATGAAATG GCCATTGCATACATGGGGGATGATTTTATGTTTCAGCTGTATGGGAAGTACCAGGATATGGCTTTGGCAGTTAAGAACCCATGCCACCTTAACATGGCAGCTTGCTTGATCAAGCTTAAACGATACGACGAAGCCATTGGTCACTGCAACATT GTGTTgacagaagaagagaaaaccCCAAAAGCGCTGTTCAGAAGAGGGAAGGCCAAGGCAGAGCTAGGACAGATGGATTCAGCTCGTGAAGATTTTCGAAAAGCTCAAAAGTATGCTCCTGACGACAATGCGATCAGAAGAGAGCTACGAGCGATTGCAGAGCAAGAGAAAGCTGTGTACCAAAAGCAAAAGGAGATGTACAAAGGAATGTTTGTAGGGAGAGAAGAAAGTGGTGGCAAGGGAAAGAGCCGCAACTGGTTGATAATGCTGTGGCAATGGATGGTGTCCCTCTTCAGCCGGGTCTTCGGACGCCACAGAGTTAAAGCAGATTAA
- the LOC106367856 gene encoding glycosyltransferase BC10-like yields the protein MFSSSTLVYSLSLFLSLSLLSFLFFLSSSRHDILSPADELDDLSLFHRAAVSSSSSNRRLISLSETPPPPPKIAFLFLTNSDLTFLPLWERFFQGHEHLYNAYIHADPSSRISPLLSSTINVKFIPAKKTARASPSLISAERRLIARAILDDPNNLYFALVSQHCIPLHSFAYIHNHLFSARSSPQSHHPSFVEILSDEPFLPKRYAARGFDAMMPEISYQDFRVGSQFFVMAKRHALMVVRERKLWRKFRLPCVDGGSCYPEEHYFPTLLSLEDPEGCSHFTLTRVNWTGSVGGHPHTYGANEVSPRLIRSLRRSNSSLDYFFARKFSPESLRGLMEIADDVIFRD from the coding sequence ATGTTCTCTTCCTCCACTCTCGTCTATTCTCTTTCCCTCTTCCTCTCCCTCTCACtcctctccttcctcttcttcctctcttcctCCCGCCACGACATCCTCTCCCCCGCCGATGAACTCGACGACCTTTCCCTCTTCCACCGCGCCGccgtctcctcctcctccagcaaCCGCCGCCTCATCTCCCTCTCCGAAACTCCCCCTCCTCCTCCCAAGATCGCATTCCTCTTCCTCACGAACTCCGATCTAACCTTCCTCCCTCTCTGGGAACGCTTCTTCCAAGGACACGAGCATCTCTACAACGCTTACATCCACGCGGATCCATCCTCGCGCATCTCCCCCCTCCTCTCCTCCACGATCAACGTCAAATTCATCCCGGCCAAGAAAACCGCACGCGCTTCCCCTTCCCTAATATCCGCGGAACGGCGGTTGATCGCACGCGCCATCCTCGACGACCCTAACAACCTCTACTTCGCTCTCGTCTCGCAGCACTGCATCCCTCTCCACTCCTTCGCGTACATCCACAACCACCTCTTCTCCGCTCGATCCTCACCACAATCTCACCACCCAAGCTTCGTCGAGATCCTCTCCGACGAGCCTTTCCTCCCGAAACGGTACGCCGCGCGTGGATTCGACGCGATGATGCCGGAGATTTCGTACCAGGACTTCCGCGTGGGGTCTCAGTTCTTCGTTATGGCGAAGCGTCACGCGTTGATGGTGGTCAGGGAGAGGAAGCTGTGGAGGAAGTTTAGGTTGCCTTGCGTCGATGGTGGATCTTGTTACCCCGAAGAGCATTATTTCCCGACGTTGTTGTCTCTTGAGGATCCTGAAGGCTGTAGTCATTTTACTCTCACACGTGTTAACTGGACCGGGAGTGTTGGCGGTCATCCTCACACGTACGGGGCGAACGAGGTGTCGCCTCGGCTGATTCGCTCGCTGAGGAGATCGAATTCGAGTTTGGATTACTTCTTCGCGAGGAAGTTCTCACCGGAGTCGTTGCGAGGGCTGATGGAGATAGCAGATGATGTGATCTTCAGGGATTGA
- the LOC106367859 gene encoding acyl-CoA--sterol O-acyltransferase 1-like, whose protein sequence is MATLLVLMTKVYEYNSKLPNKAVLTLYAIHIYLLLELILAATATMVRAMSGLELELQFNKPYLATSLQDFWGRRWNLAVTGILRPTVYEPMIQLFSVLDPNWSRVLAVLATFVVSGLMHELIFFYMGGLMPDWKVMWFFLVHGLCTTVEIAVKKKVNGRWRLPTGVGRVLTFGFVMVTGLWLFLPVFNRGNIFERALEEYAYAGALAAELKTIMASLL, encoded by the coding sequence ATGGCTACTCTTTTGGTTCTTATGACAAAAGTCTACGAGTATAACAGCAAACTCCCGAACAAAGCCGTATTGACTCTCTACGCGATTCATATCTACCTCCTCCTCGAGCTCATCCTAGCCGCCACGGCCACCATGGTTCGAGCCATGTCAGGTCTTGAGCTAGAGCTACAGTTCAACAAACCGTACCTGGCGACATCTCTTCAAGATTTCTGGGGGAGACGATGGAACCTGGCGGTCACTGGAATCCTAAGGCCTACCGTGTACGAGCCGATGATTCAGCTCTTCTCTGTCTTGGACCCGAACTGGTCACGTGTTCTTGCTGTTCTCGCCACGTTTGTTGTCTCAGGGTTGATGCACGAGCTCATCTTCTTCTACATGGGAGGGTTGATGCCGGATTGGAAGGTAATGTGGTTCTTCCTTGTACACGGGCTCTGCACTACTGTGGAGATCGCCGTCAAGAAAAAAGTCAACGGGAGGTGGAGGCTTCCGACAGGAGTCGGTCGTGTTTTGACGTTCGGGTTTGTCATGGTGACGGGTTTGTGGCTGTTCTTGCCGGTGTTTAATCGGGGCAACATATTTGAGAGGGCTCTTGAAGAGTATGCATATGCAGGCGCGCTTGCAGCCGAGCTCAAGACCATCATGGCATCTCTACTTTAA